Genomic DNA from Buteo buteo chromosome 21, bButBut1.hap1.1, whole genome shotgun sequence:
AGCACATGGGAGAAGAGATACAAACTCTGCCCGCGAAACAGGAGCAATGGGGCCGTGGTGGGCAAGGGGGACACAGACATGCACACAGACAAGGGCACTGCACAGTCAACCTgttaattccattttattttttccaataaaaatgaattactgCTTTCCTGCAAGGGTCCCACTATGTAAGGCTTTTCGTCTGTAACATCTGGCTCTGTTTAAAAAATCCCTGACCTCAAAAACAACTGCCCTATGTTGTTCTGTAATGGCACTTTGGTTATCTGGGCTTTAATGAATGACCTTTATGAACAAGGCAGAGCACATCCCTCCACAGATCAAGAAAATCCTCTCTAAGTCTTCAAATCCCATTAACAAAATGATTGTACAAACAACGTGACCAAGACATGCTGTCCTACCCCACTGCCCGCAGGGAAACCCAAGCAAAGTCCAGTTCCTCCCAGGCGCTGCTTAAACATCTCCCTGTTTAGGAGCTACGAATGCACGTGGCAACACTGCTTGCAGAGTGGGATGGCTCTGGCAGATATTCCCAGCTTGGGGTTTCCTCCTAGTATTTACTGTATGTTCCTCTGTACCGCAGCCATCTTTTGAGGGTGAGAGTATTAGAAAGGTATTTGTACAGAATCAATATGgaattaaatggaaaagaggTATCAGTTTAATAccaaaacaaagggaaaagaagagaaaacagaaggagacATGACATGAAAAACACTGTCAGAAGGCAGAAGCTACTCCTCCCTGTCAGGCTGAGATGCTTCTCAGGGCTTTATCTCCACTTGGCACAAGTGactggcagggagggaggccAGCAGGTTATATTCACTCCCGTCAGCACAAGACAAAGCCATAACCTTtaacaaaacacagagaagaacAGAGACAACAACCTAGAGCATTGGATCAACACTGAGAGGCTTGGAGAATCTCAACACCAGTCTGCAAAGCCTTCCAAAAAACCTTCCTCATTCTGCTTAGgaaaatcaggaggaaaaaggatGGCCAGCCATCCCAGCTGGTGCCTAAGCCTTGCGCTTCTTCGCAGCCggctctccctccttccccagccactgCTGCAGGATATCTGCGCTGGTTTTCTTGGGCGAGGGGCTGTGGATGAACTGACTTGTCCACTTGGGCaaatcattttctttcttctggggAGAGCCCTCCTGGGAGTTTTTTAACCAGCTCAGCATCACTTTGCTGCTTGGGGTGGCTTTGACCTCCTGGAGAGATAAAGGACAGTGTGAGAGAAGTCAGCAGCACGGCgagaggagggcaggcagcCGACTGCAAGAGCTGCTCCAGAGTGGGATGCGGAGGCTGGAGCAACGGCCCTGCCTGCAATCAGGCACATCTGCAGGAGGTTCCCCAGGCTGCTTGGAACAGGCTTGTTCCAAGCCCCATTTCACATGGAATTTGCCTCATTTGGCAGAGAAATCCTGGCATAGGGTGACAGTTTATTTCTGGAAGCGGAGAGAAGGGAATCTGTTCCGGGCTTTGCACTCCAGCATCAAGCACAGGCATGCCCTGCAGacgctgcctgctgctgcccctcctgcagcctggcagaaCTGTCCCTGCTCAGGGACGTCACCGTGGCCAAGCTCTCCCCTGCCAAGCGCCCACCGGCACTCACCTTCTTGGCTCCCAGCTCGATGGGTGCGAGACACTCGGGTGTGTTATTGCGGACGCTATTGACAAAGGTGGATACTGGGTGGAAAACGATGTTCTCCGTGGGCTGGATGAGTTTAACTGCTTCTTGGGTTGGCACTTCAGCAAAGTCCAGCCATTTTCTGATGGCCTCATCCCCATCCAGGATGGCTGGCATCCTAGGGGACAAGACAGTCAGAGCCAAAGCCCAGCACCGATATGGCAGAGCAGGGTGGCAAAAGCCAGGCTTGTAAGCTAGCAAGGAGCTGGCAGCCTGGGGGGAAACAGGGGGGAAACCGAAGCAGCAGGATGCTCTTCTGCAAGGCAGAGCATGCATTTGCTTCGCCCAGGTAGCTGCTTTGCTGGAAGAGACAGAGGGGTTGACTGCCAGGCCCCGGTCACACGGAGAGCGATCCAGCTCCAGAGAGTGATCCAACTCCGACCGCCACCCGCCGGGCCACAAGGATGGTGATTTATGGAAAGGGTATCAGCTGATGACCCGAAACGAGCTGGTAATGTTGTAGCATTTTACTCTGAGGGCATCAAGAGGAGGCAGGACTCCCTGCCTGCGTGCTGCCAGACTGGTGTTTAAAGGCACAGCTTtcctccctcacccccccactgccctgcagccccccttgCCCGCTCCCACTTGCCTGTGATGGATGAAGCTCACGTCCTTGGAGGCATCCACGGTGATGATGGTATAAGTGTACAGCATTTCTCCTCCTGCCGGCGGTTCCCAGCAGTCGAAAATCCCAGCCATAGTGAGCAACCTCCATCCTTTCCATTCCTcgtctccctccttcccctcggCCTGCAGGAGAGGGGCCCCATCGCCCCGGTCAGTGCTGACCCACGGGCAGCCGAAGCATCGCAGCCTTGTCAGTGCTGCGGCAGGTCAACGACTCGGATCCAAGTCATGAACTGAACTAATATGAGGCTTTCCAGGAGCCCTTCTACTAATTTGAGGTAACTCCAGGAGAGGTGCCGGGAGCCTCATCTTCCCACAGGCAAGCTAGCACCCTTCTCCCCTTCTGAACATCTCAGCCGCCAGTTCGGCCAAAGGAAAGAGGCAGTGAAACTCCCAGCCCGGTCCCCTGTGAGACACATTGCCCAC
This window encodes:
- the HMCES gene encoding abasic site processing protein HMCES; its protein translation is MCGRTACSLGADNLRRACAYRDRRGRRRQPEWIQAERYRPSYNKGPQSSGPVLLSRRHLQQDADSSERVLMDMRWGLVPSWFKKDDPSKMPFNTSNCRSDTMLKKSSYKGALLKGKRCVVLADGFYEWERQSGGKQPYFIYFPQTKDAMAEGKEGDEEWKGWRLLTMAGIFDCWEPPAGGEMLYTYTIITVDASKDVSFIHHRMPAILDGDEAIRKWLDFAEVPTQEAVKLIQPTENIVFHPVSTFVNSVRNNTPECLAPIELGAKKEVKATPSSKVMLSWLKNSQEGSPQKKENDLPKWTSQFIHSPSPKKTSADILQQWLGKEGEPAAKKRKA